One Marinitoga hydrogenitolerans DSM 16785 genomic window carries:
- a CDS encoding DUF996 domain-containing protein: protein MEIKNAKIMSGVGAILEITGQFTLIGIILKLIGIHKISIAAKDKRIFNYMLWPSILLFVIFILIILTGNIFYLSVSKIDMTVLDDWMNYQNNSVFVNEPNFFVNNFSFLHFTNMFLLLLLSIALMIVPIIYQIKSYNLIKDCFKNDNFDKAAKFLKWGLILSIVMVGFILIFIAKIFAIIGYFTLPDEYPENITDEELWKSY from the coding sequence GTGGAAATAAAAAATGCGAAAATTATGTCAGGGGTTGGAGCAATACTTGAGATTACAGGGCAATTTACTTTAATAGGAATTATATTAAAGCTCATTGGTATACATAAAATTAGTATTGCAGCAAAAGATAAAAGGATATTTAATTATATGTTATGGCCATCTATACTATTATTTGTTATATTTATATTAATTATATTAACAGGAAATATATTTTATTTATCGGTTTCGAAGATAGATATGACAGTTTTAGATGATTGGATGAATTATCAAAACAATTCAGTCTTTGTTAACGAACCGAATTTTTTTGTTAATAATTTTTCATTTCTCCATTTTACAAATATGTTTTTATTATTATTATTGTCAATTGCACTTATGATTGTTCCTATAATATATCAAATAAAATCGTATAACTTAATTAAAGACTGTTTTAAAAATGATAATTTTGACAAAGCAGCTAAATTTTTAAAATGGGGATTAATTTTATCTATAGTTATGGTAGGATTTATATTAATATTTATAGCAAAAATTTTTGCAATAATAGGATATTTCACATTACCAGATGAGTATCCAGAAAATATAACAGATGAAGAACTATGGAAAAGTTATTAA
- a CDS encoding DUF996 domain-containing protein, whose amino-acid sequence MELKKEKILAGVGRILGMFGHFGILGIILELIGVYKISEAVKDKRIFNYLLLSEVVIYIIYFVGFLGIFGSFFRTIMEPDMYIMSNMPNLFLMLVIYIAAMIIPVIYKIKVYNLMGDYFGNDNFYKASKFLLWGLILSIVLVGFILTFVANIFAIIGYFTLPDEYPENIISENDNENY is encoded by the coding sequence ATGGAATTAAAGAAAGAAAAAATATTAGCTGGAGTTGGGCGAATTTTGGGAATGTTTGGACATTTTGGAATTTTAGGTATAATTTTAGAATTAATTGGTGTGTATAAAATTAGTGAAGCGGTTAAAGATAAAAGAATATTTAATTATTTATTATTATCTGAAGTAGTAATATATATAATCTATTTTGTTGGGTTTTTGGGTATATTTGGGTCATTTTTTAGAACAATTATGGAACCAGATATGTATATCATGAGTAATATGCCAAATTTATTTTTAATGCTTGTAATATATATAGCTGCAATGATAATACCAGTTATTTATAAAATAAAAGTATATAATCTAATGGGTGATTATTTTGGAAATGACAATTTTTATAAAGCATCAAAATTTTTATTATGGGGATTAATATTGTCAATAGTTTTAGTTGGATTTATATTAACTTTCGTAGCTAATATATTTGCAATAATAGGATATTTCACATTACCAGATGAGTATCCAGAAAATATAATAAGTGAAAATGATAATGAAAATTATTGA
- the cas6 gene encoding CRISPR-associated endoribonuclease Cas6 translates to MRLKLIFKLKERKIPLDYRRLFLSFMKNALIKYDERIFKNYYNNNDPILKDYTFSLYFGRCNFKDSVILENNIISLFFSTYSYKTGVYFYNAFQNIKYYEYPLKDNSMILKQIIKLNEKSGLRNEIIVKTMSPIIIRNHTKEIDEYFYFDEKNASDILKRNIIYQYERIFNEKNKDIEIKVLDLKKITVLNYQKKLKANLGIFKLIGDAKILNFLYKTGIGSKKSSGFGMVKII, encoded by the coding sequence ATGAGATTAAAATTAATATTTAAATTAAAAGAAAGAAAAATTCCTTTGGATTACAGGCGTTTGTTTCTTAGTTTTATGAAAAACGCATTGATAAAATATGATGAAAGAATTTTTAAAAATTACTATAACAATAATGATCCTATCTTAAAGGATTATACATTTTCCTTATATTTTGGAAGATGTAATTTTAAAGATTCTGTAATATTAGAAAACAATATTATATCTCTGTTCTTTTCGACATATTCATATAAAACGGGGGTTTATTTTTATAATGCATTTCAAAATATAAAATATTATGAATATCCATTAAAAGATAATTCTATGATTTTAAAACAGATAATAAAACTTAATGAAAAAAGTGGGTTAAGGAATGAAATTATAGTAAAAACCATGTCCCCTATAATAATTAGAAATCATACTAAGGAAATAGATGAATATTTTTATTTTGATGAGAAGAATGCAAGTGACATTTTAAAGAGAAATATCATTTATCAATATGAAAGAATTTTTAATGAAAAGAATAAGGATATTGAAATTAAAGTTTTAGATTTAAAGAAAATTACAGTTTTAAATTACCAAAAAAAGTTAAAGGCAAATCTAGGAATTTTTAAATTAATTGGGGATGCAAAAATATTGAATTTTCTATATAAAACAGGCATAGGTAGTAAAAAAAGCTCAGGTTTTGGTATGGTAAAAATTATATAG